Proteins from a genomic interval of Bremerella sp. JC817:
- a CDS encoding deoxyribonuclease IV, whose product MPHLLGAHMSIAGGYYKAVDAAAEFEMNVVQLFCKNNNQWRAKAITDKDVKLFQESMAKHKVGAPLCHASYLINIASPKDELWEKSIEALGVEMERCEQLGIPNLVFHPGAFVDSSLEEGIERIIQAIDKLHAQLPDCPVTLLLETTAGQGSCIGHKFEHLQSILQGVKQGERVAVCLDTCHIFAAGYPISDEKDFKATFKEFDKLIGFDKLRGIHLNDSKKELGSRVDRHDHIGEGKIGIEAFRHIMNDKRFKKIPMYLETPKGEEDGIQHDAKNMATLHSLVK is encoded by the coding sequence ATGCCACATCTCCTCGGTGCCCATATGTCGATCGCAGGCGGCTATTACAAGGCTGTCGATGCTGCCGCTGAGTTCGAGATGAACGTGGTGCAGTTGTTCTGCAAAAATAACAACCAGTGGCGGGCCAAGGCGATCACCGATAAGGATGTGAAGCTGTTTCAGGAATCAATGGCAAAGCACAAGGTCGGGGCGCCGCTTTGTCATGCTTCGTACCTGATCAATATCGCTTCCCCCAAGGACGAACTGTGGGAGAAGTCGATCGAAGCCCTCGGCGTGGAAATGGAACGCTGCGAGCAACTCGGCATTCCGAATCTCGTCTTTCACCCAGGGGCGTTTGTCGACTCGTCCCTGGAAGAAGGGATCGAACGGATCATCCAGGCCATCGACAAGTTGCATGCCCAGTTGCCTGATTGTCCGGTGACGTTGCTATTGGAAACAACCGCCGGTCAGGGAAGCTGCATCGGCCACAAGTTCGAGCACCTGCAATCGATTCTGCAAGGGGTCAAGCAAGGTGAACGGGTCGCGGTCTGTCTCGATACGTGCCACATCTTCGCCGCCGGCTATCCGATCTCGGACGAGAAAGATTTCAAGGCGACCTTCAAAGAGTTCGACAAGCTGATCGGTTTTGACAAGTTGCGCGGCATTCACTTGAACGACAGCAAGAAAGAACTGGGAAGCCGCGTCGACCGTCACGATCACATCGGCGAAGGCAAGATCGGCATCGAAGCGTTCCGTCACATCATGAACGATAAACGCTTCAAGAAGATCCCCATGTATCTGGAAACGCCCAAAGGGGAAGAAGACGGCATCCAGCACGACGCCAAGAACATGGCAACGCTGCACTCGCTGGTTAAATAG
- a CDS encoding alpha/beta hydrolase-fold protein — protein sequence MPCRWTARAALLLLTCLLVSTATAEDPAPSLADPTANGDFVIGPDYHVDPDLTDQGNPKGKLFEFSMPLAESKIFDGKDATLDPKKDVRTERKIFVYVPAAYQDGTKAPVLVTLDGPSRLDLVRNALDNLTISKDPNRKLPPFIVVSVQNGGNDSYGSQRGLEYDTMSDRHARFINDEVLPAVLSNPQIKAAYPHIAITEDPWGKAIMGCSSGGAAALTAGWFRPDLFRRLITYSGTFVDQQDDDAAEEKTYPLGAWEYHSNMKLIENADKKPLRIFTHVSENDNRAKDPEETYHNWVMANYRTAAALKAKGYDYRFIFSKATRHCDQKVYQQTLADTLVWAWHGYGSK from the coding sequence ATGCCTTGTCGCTGGACTGCTCGTGCTGCACTGCTGCTGTTGACTTGCCTTCTCGTTTCGACCGCTACCGCGGAAGACCCGGCCCCTTCGCTGGCCGACCCAACGGCCAATGGCGACTTCGTGATTGGGCCCGATTATCATGTCGACCCCGACCTGACCGACCAAGGCAATCCGAAGGGAAAGCTGTTCGAGTTTTCGATGCCACTGGCCGAAAGCAAGATCTTCGACGGGAAAGACGCGACGCTCGATCCGAAGAAAGATGTCCGCACCGAGCGCAAGATTTTCGTCTATGTGCCAGCCGCCTATCAGGATGGAACGAAGGCCCCGGTCTTGGTCACCTTGGATGGCCCGAGCCGCTTGGACCTGGTGCGGAACGCGCTGGATAACCTGACGATCTCGAAAGATCCCAACCGCAAGCTTCCACCGTTTATCGTCGTTTCAGTGCAGAACGGGGGCAACGACAGCTACGGCAGTCAGCGTGGTCTCGAGTACGATACCATGTCGGATCGTCACGCTCGTTTCATCAACGACGAAGTCTTGCCGGCCGTGCTGAGCAATCCGCAGATCAAAGCGGCTTACCCGCACATTGCGATCACCGAAGACCCCTGGGGCAAGGCGATCATGGGCTGCAGTTCCGGTGGCGCGGCAGCGTTGACGGCTGGATGGTTTCGCCCCGACTTGTTCCGCCGCTTAATCACTTACAGCGGAACCTTCGTCGACCAGCAAGATGACGACGCCGCGGAAGAAAAGACCTATCCGCTCGGGGCGTGGGAATACCACTCGAACATGAAGCTGATCGAGAACGCCGACAAGAAGCCGCTGCGAATCTTCACCCACGTTTCCGAGAACGACAATCGCGCCAAAGACCCGGAAGAAACCTATCACAATTGGGTGATGGCCAACTACCGCACCGCCGCCGCGCTCAAGGCGAAGGGTTACGACTATCGCTTTATCTTCAGCAAAGCGACCCGTCACTGCGATCAGAAGGTCTATCAGCAGACCCTCGCCGATACGCTGGTCTGGGCCTGGCACGGCTACGGCAGCAAGTAA
- the nrdR gene encoding transcriptional regulator NrdR: MRCPFCRADNDRVIDSRASQDSFSIRRRRECLGCKRRYTTYERVEELDIKIIKKDNVREPFAPEKIKRGLALACWKRPISEAQIEGIVAAVESEIYSQYEGEVESRLIGEMVMQHLHAIDQVAYVRFASVYREFKDVRDFVDELQPMLKKYAPSVPKPSS; encoded by the coding sequence ATGCGATGCCCGTTCTGTCGAGCCGACAACGACCGTGTGATTGACTCACGCGCAAGCCAGGACAGTTTCTCGATTCGCCGCCGACGCGAGTGTCTGGGCTGCAAACGCCGCTACACGACCTACGAACGTGTGGAAGAGTTGGATATCAAGATCATCAAGAAGGACAACGTTCGCGAACCGTTTGCTCCGGAGAAGATCAAGCGGGGCTTGGCCCTGGCATGCTGGAAGCGTCCCATCAGCGAAGCCCAGATCGAAGGGATCGTCGCGGCCGTCGAAAGCGAAATCTATTCGCAGTACGAAGGGGAAGTCGAAAGCCGTCTGATTGGTGAGATGGTGATGCAGCATCTGCACGCGATCGATCAGGTCGCTTACGTCCGATTCGCCAGCGTCTATCGCGAGTTCAAAGACGTTCGCGACTTCGTCGACGAGTTGCAACCGATGCTTAAAAAGTACGCCCCCAGCGTGCCGAAGCCTTCCAGCTAA
- a CDS encoding PH domain-containing protein: MDASNPNDAAIDPAEKNVEDQSPQEKFTAGRKRGERGPDEKIWSGGYSAVDQSGSFIVLTLITVGLIVGGIFFIPVLLAIPVLWIGQLIRVWWIKMGVSYELTTRRFMHEHGVIKRTTDRIEVIDIDDVTVEQGILDRMFNVGTIRITSSDRTHPELRIPGIKDVKKVALMLDDARQAERDRRGVYIESV, translated from the coding sequence ATGGACGCGAGTAATCCGAACGATGCTGCCATAGACCCAGCCGAAAAGAATGTTGAAGACCAATCGCCCCAGGAAAAGTTCACTGCGGGCCGCAAGCGTGGCGAGCGCGGTCCCGACGAAAAGATTTGGAGCGGCGGCTACTCGGCGGTCGACCAGAGCGGCAGTTTCATCGTTCTCACATTGATTACCGTCGGCTTGATTGTCGGTGGTATCTTTTTCATCCCGGTATTGCTGGCCATCCCGGTCCTGTGGATCGGCCAACTGATCCGTGTCTGGTGGATCAAGATGGGGGTTTCGTACGAACTGACAACTCGCCGATTCATGCACGAACATGGCGTGATCAAGCGAACGACTGACCGAATCGAGGTGATCGATATCGACGACGTTACCGTCGAGCAAGGGATCCTCGACCGAATGTTCAACGTCGGAACTATCCGCATCACCTCCAGCGACCGGACCCATCCAGAACTTCGGATCCCCGGCATTAAGGACGTGAAGAAAGTCGCCCTGATGCTAGACGATGCCCGTCAGGCCGAACGCGATCGCCGCGGTGTGTACATCGAATCGGTGTAA
- a CDS encoding ADP-ribosylglycohydrolase family protein, whose product MNEKAIEGCLLGTAVGDALGLPFEGLSKKRGQKLFGGADDFHFLLGRGMVSDDTEHTCIVAQSLVLSAGNVETFQKALASRFRRWILLLPAGVGMATAKACIRLLVGYSAKTSGVWSAGNGPAMRSAILGAYFGDDLPSMQSFVQCNARITHTDPQAELGAFAIALAASLASRGRQVVSHEFVDTFQKMTSQRPESSPFVQLLKPVAQSIDRGESTAEFAQSIGLGQRVGGYVGHSVPVVLHCWLSNQTDFSKAIISMIECGGDTDTNAAMVGGIVGARVGKEGIPQRWIDGMYEWPMTIERMSQLAIQLAKSKDSQVAAKPVSVGAIGVLLRNVFFLLVVLFHGFRRLLPPY is encoded by the coding sequence ATGAACGAAAAAGCGATCGAAGGGTGTCTACTCGGAACCGCAGTTGGGGATGCGCTTGGATTGCCGTTCGAAGGTTTATCCAAGAAGAGGGGGCAAAAGCTTTTTGGTGGTGCGGACGACTTTCATTTCCTATTGGGGCGAGGAATGGTTTCCGATGATACGGAGCATACCTGCATCGTCGCGCAGTCGCTGGTGCTATCTGCCGGCAACGTGGAAACGTTTCAGAAAGCGTTGGCCTCCAGGTTTCGCCGATGGATTCTTTTGCTGCCTGCCGGTGTTGGGATGGCAACCGCTAAAGCCTGTATCCGGCTGTTAGTTGGCTATTCCGCGAAGACATCGGGCGTCTGGTCGGCGGGCAATGGCCCTGCCATGCGCAGTGCCATCTTAGGGGCCTACTTCGGCGATGACCTGCCTTCGATGCAATCGTTCGTCCAATGCAATGCAAGGATCACGCATACCGATCCTCAGGCAGAGTTGGGGGCATTCGCGATTGCATTGGCGGCGAGTCTCGCCAGTCGCGGGCGCCAGGTTGTGTCTCACGAGTTTGTCGATACCTTCCAGAAAATGACAAGCCAGCGCCCCGAGTCGTCCCCGTTTGTTCAGCTGTTGAAACCAGTGGCACAAAGTATCGATCGAGGCGAGAGTACCGCGGAGTTCGCCCAGTCGATAGGCTTGGGCCAACGGGTTGGTGGGTACGTTGGTCATTCGGTCCCGGTGGTGCTGCATTGCTGGCTTTCGAATCAAACGGACTTTAGCAAAGCCATCATTTCGATGATCGAGTGCGGCGGCGATACCGACACCAATGCTGCCATGGTAGGTGGGATCGTTGGCGCACGTGTTGGTAAAGAAGGAATACCGCAGCGCTGGATCGACGGCATGTACGAATGGCCAATGACGATTGAGCGAATGTCGCAACTCGCGATTCAACTTGCGAAGTCAAAGGATTCGCAAGTCGCTGCCAAACCGGTGTCGGTCGGCGCGATCGGTGTCCTCCTGCGTAATGTGTTCTTTTTGCTCGTCGTGTTGTTTCACGGCTTCCGGCGGTTGCTTCCTCCCTATTGA
- the moaC gene encoding cyclic pyranopterin monophosphate synthase MoaC, which translates to MAEFTHLDSSGAARMVDVGQKQATLREAVAEACVKMETATAEAIRESRNKKGEVLQVARLAGIMAAKRTDELIPLCHGLPLESVEVSFEFTEPAILRITTVARVTAKTGVEMEAMTAASVAALTVYDMCKAIDRSMEILHVRLMKKSGGKSGTYQRPADQKAE; encoded by the coding sequence ATGGCCGAATTCACGCATCTCGATAGCTCTGGCGCGGCTCGCATGGTCGACGTAGGGCAAAAGCAGGCAACCCTGCGAGAAGCGGTGGCCGAAGCTTGTGTGAAAATGGAAACCGCTACGGCTGAAGCTATTCGCGAGAGCCGAAACAAGAAAGGGGAAGTGCTGCAAGTCGCCCGTCTGGCCGGCATCATGGCTGCCAAGCGAACCGACGAGCTGATTCCCCTCTGTCACGGACTTCCTTTGGAAAGTGTGGAAGTGTCGTTTGAGTTCACCGAACCGGCGATCCTTCGCATTACCACCGTGGCCCGCGTGACCGCCAAGACTGGTGTCGAGATGGAAGCGATGACGGCTGCTTCCGTTGCCGCCCTGACCGTATACGACATGTGCAAGGCGATCGATCGATCGATGGAAATCCTGCATGTCCGCCTGATGAAGAAGTCAGGCGGCAAGTCAGGTACCTACCAGCGACCTGCCGATCAAAAAGCCGAGTAG
- a CDS encoding polyprenyl synthetase family protein yields the protein MNPATNQTPAAPSADALMRCYGGIGSDLTEVEAILKREMSSKFPAVSDIVSYGYLLGGKRLRPALVLLCGQAWSGLSADHHKLGAVLEMVHTATLIHDDVLDGADTRRHLETIHHRWGTESSVLVGDFLFTHAFYLASTLPTTLAAQKIGQATNVVCEGELRQITTKGRFDLAEEEYLSIIEAKTAVLCQCACELGTLYANAPENASRQAAEYGRCLGIAFQIVDDLLDIEGDTDRTGKTLGTDLAQRKPTLPIIHALKVAPPETKKQMLAALQAETPDAAQVMAWLEEFDSAAYARETAIRYVETALGSLAEWPDNDATAALRQLAEFVLKRCY from the coding sequence GTGAATCCTGCTACCAATCAAACTCCGGCGGCTCCGAGTGCCGATGCATTGATGCGTTGCTACGGTGGGATCGGCAGCGACCTGACTGAGGTCGAAGCGATTCTGAAGCGTGAGATGTCGTCGAAGTTTCCGGCCGTGAGCGACATCGTCTCGTACGGTTATCTGCTTGGTGGCAAGCGATTGCGGCCAGCGTTGGTCCTGCTGTGCGGCCAGGCCTGGAGCGGTCTGTCAGCCGACCATCACAAGCTGGGCGCTGTGCTCGAGATGGTTCACACCGCGACGTTGATTCATGACGACGTGCTGGACGGGGCCGATACCCGTCGCCATCTGGAAACGATTCATCACCGCTGGGGCACCGAATCGAGCGTGCTCGTCGGTGACTTCCTCTTCACGCACGCCTTTTATCTGGCCAGCACCCTGCCGACCACCTTGGCCGCGCAGAAGATCGGTCAGGCCACCAACGTGGTCTGCGAAGGGGAACTTCGCCAGATCACCACCAAGGGACGCTTTGACCTGGCCGAAGAAGAATACCTTTCGATCATCGAAGCCAAGACCGCCGTCTTGTGCCAATGTGCGTGCGAACTGGGAACCCTTTACGCCAACGCTCCGGAAAATGCGAGTAGACAGGCCGCCGAGTATGGTCGTTGCCTCGGGATCGCATTCCAGATTGTCGACGACTTGCTCGACATCGAAGGGGACACCGATCGCACTGGCAAGACGCTCGGTACCGACCTTGCCCAGCGCAAGCCAACCTTGCCGATCATCCATGCGTTGAAGGTGGCCCCGCCAGAAACCAAGAAGCAGATGCTGGCCGCGCTGCAAGCCGAGACGCCAGACGCTGCCCAGGTCATGGCCTGGCTGGAAGAGTTCGACAGCGCCGCATACGCCCGTGAAACGGCAATTCGCTACGTCGAGACCGCTCTCGGTTCGCTTGCAGAATGGCCCGACAACGACGCGACCGCCGCGCTGCGTCAACTGGCGGAATTCGTTCTGAAGCGTTGCTACTAA